One Epinephelus moara isolate mb chromosome 20, YSFRI_EMoa_1.0, whole genome shotgun sequence genomic window carries:
- the LOC126407666 gene encoding protein S100-A12-like, producing MSKITEAIELLTKTVEKYIAREDVWETMTKKELADLLRKEYPEADSLFKKLDADGGSQVTFKEFVDIAADSKLMSSTTSDITKAMKLFKATFDNYAQKDSSKNTMNKSELCALLGKEFPSAPSAADVSRLLPQLDGDNGVVSFNDFVTAVVLNFDV from the exons ATGTCGAAGATCACAGAGGCGATAGAACTCCTCACGAAAACCGTAGAAAAGTACATTGCAAGAGAAGATGTATGGGAAACCATGACCAAGAAGGAACTTGCTGACCTGCTCCGCAAAGAGTACCCTGAGGCA gacAGTCTCTTCAAAAAGCTGGATGCTGATGGTGGTAGCCAAGTTACATTCAAGGAGTTTGTCGATATTGCAGCAGACTCCAAACTGATGTCCA GCACCACGTCAGATATCACAAAGGCAATGAAACTCTTCAAGGCTACCTTCGATAACTACGCTCAAAAGGACTcaagcaaaaacacaatgaacaaATCAGAGCTGTGTGCGCTGCTCGGCAAAGAGTTTCCTAGCGCA ccCTCAGCCGCAGACGTTAGCCGTCTCCTCCCCCAGCTGGATGGCGATAACGGTGTTGTTTCTTTCAATGACTTTGTCACTGCTGTTGTCTTAAACTTTGACGTATGA